A stretch of DNA from Edaphobacter lichenicola:
GATACTCTGAAAGCAGCTCTGGCCAGGCCTGACGTCCGCGATGCTGCGAAGGCGTTTCGAAAGTGGGCAAGCGACGGGGTAAGGTTGAGTGCTGCCTGTGCGGGAACCTTTGTGCTGGCTGAGTCTGGCCTGCTCAACCAGCAGCGCGCAACCACCACTTGGTGGCTGGCGCCGATGTTTCGAGAACGATACCCTCAGGTACTATTGGACGAATCGGACATGGTGGTCAAGTCAGGGAACGTTGTGACCGCCGGAGCTGCTCTAGGCCACCTCGATCTTGCCCTATGGCTGATACGCGGTGTTAGCCCCGAGCTCGCCTCGCTCACCGCAAGATATCTCATCATCGATTCCAGACCCTCCCAGACTGCTTATGCTCTTACTGATCACCTAATCCACTCTGACCCGGTTGTACAGCTCTTCGAACGCTGGGCGCGTGCGAGGCTCAGGCGCGGATTTTCCCTCGACAGTGCTGCGAAAGCCGTAGGCGCAAGCAAAAGGACGCTTACCCGGCGGCTACAGTGCGTGCTAGGGAAATCTCCGATGTCGTATTTCCAAAGTCTGCGCG
This window harbors:
- a CDS encoding GlxA family transcriptional regulator, whose protein sequence is MRVYVLALDGVFDLGLSAILDALQTANELIEMTGLAVPQFEVKIVGMRKTVLTAHGLKVPIQPVGSQTPDCVIVPAIACKRADTLKAALARPDVRDAAKAFRKWASDGVRLSAACAGTFVLAESGLLNQQRATTTWWLAPMFRERYPQVLLDESDMVVKSGNVVTAGAALGHLDLALWLIRGVSPELASLTARYLIIDSRPSQTAYALTDHLIHSDPVVQLFERWARARLRRGFSLDSAAKAVGASKRTLTRRLQCVLGKSPMSYFQSLRVERAVHLLKTSKASVEEVAAQVGYKDGGTLRLLLRRRLNLGVKEIRRTF